A part of Persephonella sp. genomic DNA contains:
- a CDS encoding nickel-dependent hydrogenase large subunit: MGKHLVVDPITRIEGHLRIEAVLDDNNVIVDAYSCATMFRGIEIIMKGRDPRDVPLLAMRICGVCTGTHYYTSTQTVEHALGILPPKNARLVRNLIQGSLFIHDHTVHFYHLHALDWVDVVSALKADPKKASEEAKKWANKLTDPKTGEKLQPWNAGEGTYRAVQERLKKFVKAGRLGPFANAYWGNRSYKLSPEQNLVAVSHYLDALDMQREMAKLMAILGGKNPHPQSLVVGGVTCVQDIKNPTRLGQFGDLLRKSREFIYRAYLPDLLMAGSVYADEALKGIGRGLGNYMAYGDFRMDDNQWYKGKLLFPPGVVLNMDLSTVHELDQSKVTEDVTHSWYEYSVNQPLHPFQGQTKPKYTGFRKDGTVDPEGKYSWIKAPIYNDHRVEVGPLARMIVGYARGDERIKHYVDWLLKSGRFPKEVLFSTVGRTAGRAIETAIMVDVMAEWLNELSRNVASGDLSTWTDYDFDRLTKGKERKGYGLTEAPRGALGHWVRIKDGKVENYQAVVPTTWNGSPRDYKNRMGAFEASLIGTPVSNPNQPLEILRTIHSFDPCLACAVHIIDTKGKELGVYRVEPVGGFCNV, from the coding sequence TGTTCCCCTTCTTGCGATGAGAATATGTGGTGTCTGCACAGGAACACATTACTACACAAGCACCCAGACTGTAGAACATGCACTTGGAATTCTTCCTCCAAAAAATGCAAGGCTTGTCAGAAATCTGATACAGGGATCTTTATTTATTCATGATCACACAGTTCATTTTTACCATCTACATGCACTTGACTGGGTTGATGTTGTTTCTGCCCTTAAAGCGGATCCAAAAAAAGCATCAGAAGAAGCAAAAAAATGGGCAAACAAACTGACAGATCCTAAAACAGGAGAAAAACTGCAGCCGTGGAACGCCGGAGAGGGGACATACAGAGCTGTTCAGGAAAGACTGAAAAAATTTGTTAAAGCCGGAAGGCTTGGACCTTTTGCAAATGCATACTGGGGAAATAGATCTTACAAACTTTCTCCTGAGCAGAACCTTGTTGCTGTATCCCATTATCTTGATGCCCTTGATATGCAGAGGGAGATGGCAAAGCTTATGGCTATTTTAGGAGGCAAAAACCCACACCCACAATCCCTTGTTGTTGGCGGTGTGACATGTGTTCAGGATATAAAAAACCCAACCCGCTTAGGGCAGTTTGGGGATCTATTGAGAAAATCAAGGGAGTTTATATACAGGGCATATCTTCCTGATCTGTTGATGGCAGGTAGCGTTTATGCAGATGAAGCCCTTAAGGGTATAGGTAGAGGTCTTGGGAATTATATGGCTTACGGTGATTTCAGAATGGATGATAACCAGTGGTATAAAGGAAAGCTTTTATTCCCTCCAGGAGTTGTTCTGAATATGGATCTATCTACAGTTCATGAGCTTGATCAGTCAAAGGTAACAGAAGATGTAACACACAGCTGGTATGAATACTCTGTTAATCAGCCTTTACACCCATTTCAGGGACAGACAAAACCTAAATATACAGGCTTCAGAAAAGATGGAACAGTTGATCCTGAAGGTAAGTACTCATGGATAAAAGCCCCTATATACAACGACCATAGGGTTGAGGTTGGTCCTCTTGCCAGAATGATTGTGGGATATGCAAGGGGAGATGAAAGGATAAAACATTATGTTGACTGGCTGTTAAAATCAGGAAGATTTCCAAAAGAGGTTCTTTTCTCAACTGTAGGAAGAACTGCAGGCAGAGCTATAGAAACAGCAATAATGGTTGATGTGATGGCTGAGTGGTTGAATGAGCTTTCAAGAAATGTTGCATCAGGAGACTTAAGCACATGGACAGATTACGATTTTGATAGATTGACAAAAGGAAAAGAGAGAAAAGGATACGGTCTTACAGAGGCTCCAAGGGGAGCTTTGGGGCACTGGGTAAGGATAAAAGACGGAAAGGTAGAGAACTATCAGGCTGTTGTTCCAACAACATGGAACGGATCTCCAAGGGATTACAAAAACAGAATGGGTGCATTTGAGGCATCACTTATAGGCACTCCGGTCTCAAACCCAAATCAGCCACTTGAGATACTCAGAACGATTCACTCATTTGATCCATGCCTTGCGTGTGCTGTTCATATTATAGATACAAAAGGAAAAGAACTTGGTGTCTACAGGGTAGAGCCTGTTGGAGGTTTCTGCAATGTATAA
- a CDS encoding cytochrome b/b6 domain-containing protein codes for MYKKVKRMTATMRIIHWVNVFSIVAAVITGLYIAHPYYQSMIAEAAAYKYVMAYNRWVHFIAAILLDVTSIAVAYLYFFSRFEKPVKKLIPNAQNIKEFFEVVINLLTLNRRKNFDSSKLDSFNAVYFTILHLLLFLMLFTGLQMYVWGLYHGESSIGAWWPWILHVGTDWTLWVFGGPHGVRVVHHLIMWVIIAWVAFHVYYQVWRTIFWREGDMAIVFGGYKFKKAK; via the coding sequence ATGTATAAAAAAGTGAAAAGAATGACAGCAACAATGAGGATAATACACTGGGTAAATGTTTTTTCTATTGTTGCTGCTGTAATAACAGGACTTTACATAGCCCACCCATACTACCAGAGCATGATAGCTGAAGCTGCAGCTTACAAATATGTTATGGCTTACAACAGATGGGTTCATTTTATAGCTGCAATACTTCTTGATGTTACATCAATTGCCGTTGCTTACCTTTACTTTTTCAGCAGATTTGAAAAACCTGTTAAAAAACTGATACCAAATGCCCAGAACATAAAAGAGTTTTTTGAGGTCGTTATAAACCTTCTTACCCTCAACAGAAGGAAAAATTTTGATTCATCAAAATTAGACAGTTTTAATGCTGTTTACTTTACAATTTTACATCTTCTTCTCTTTCTTATGCTGTTTACAGGTCTTCAGATGTATGTCTGGGGGCTTTACCATGGTGAATCCTCAATAGGTGCATGGTGGCCCTGGATACTGCATGTGGGAACTGACTGGACACTATGGGTTTTTGGGGGACCTCATGGAGTTAGAGTTGTTCACCATCTAATAATGTGGGTAATAATAGCCTGGGTTGCTTTTCATGTTTATTATCAGGTGTGGAGAACAATATTCTGGAGAGAAGGAGATATGGCTATTGTTTTTGGAGGTTATAAATTTAAAAAAGCAAAATAG
- a CDS encoding (2Fe-2S)-binding protein produces the protein MEEIEVCICKRITLSELLEVIDNEGIKDIQTLIEKTKAGTVCKMCISPEDDPYGERDIHLSELLR, from the coding sequence ATGGAAGAAATTGAGGTATGTATCTGTAAAAGGATAACCCTTTCAGAACTTCTTGAGGTGATTGATAACGAAGGTATAAAGGACATTCAAACATTAATTGAAAAAACAAAAGCAGGAACCGTATGTAAAATGTGTATATCCCCTGAAGATGATCCTTACGGTGAAAGGGATATACACCTGTCTGAGCTCTTAAGATAG
- a CDS encoding HyaD/HybD family hydrogenase maturation endopeptidase produces the protein MRKIGVVGVGNILFKDEGIGVFAVKYLQENYSFDPEIDLIDAGTLGFGLMNYLHDYDSIILVDTISVNDKPGSVYRLTPDQLSGLSSYHQTAHEVEVLQMIELTPLTGKMADTVIIGVVPKDINSSQIGLTEELEDKPFKTVISQILKELERIGVKHRKINNKPIKEVVMKHFGSYNGKLSEKRIGE, from the coding sequence ATGAGAAAAATCGGTGTTGTTGGTGTTGGAAATATCCTTTTTAAAGATGAAGGAATTGGGGTTTTTGCTGTTAAATATCTTCAGGAGAACTACAGTTTTGATCCTGAAATAGATCTTATAGATGCAGGAACACTGGGCTTTGGGCTTATGAACTACCTCCATGATTATGACAGTATAATCCTTGTTGATACAATATCAGTCAACGACAAGCCCGGATCAGTTTACAGACTAACTCCAGATCAACTATCAGGTCTGTCCTCTTACCACCAGACAGCCCACGAGGTTGAGGTTCTCCAGATGATTGAGCTTACACCACTTACAGGAAAAATGGCAGATACCGTCATTATAGGAGTAGTTCCAAAAGATATAAACTCCTCACAGATAGGGCTTACAGAGGAATTAGAGGATAAACCTTTCAAAACTGTTATATCCCAGATACTGAAAGAGCTTGAGAGAATAGGTGTAAAACACAGGAAAATAAACAACAAACCCATAAAAGAGGTTGTGATGAAACATTTTGGTTCTTATAACGGAAAACTATCAGAAAAAAGGATAGGAGAATGA
- a CDS encoding HypC/HybG/HupF family hydrogenase formation chaperone — protein MCLSIPSKIVEILPDNYAIVDTMGVKRKVSLDLMSEPVDVGDYVLIHVGYAMTKMNEKEALESIKIYEEIIEKLEKEEKREIFGE, from the coding sequence ATGTGCCTTTCTATACCTTCAAAAATAGTTGAGATACTGCCTGATAACTATGCGATAGTTGACACAATGGGAGTAAAAAGGAAGGTTTCACTTGATCTGATGAGTGAGCCTGTGGATGTAGGAGATTATGTTCTCATACATGTTGGGTATGCGATGACAAAAATGAACGAAAAGGAAGCCCTTGAAAGTATAAAGATATATGAAGAGATTATTGAGAAATTAGAAAAGGAAGAAAAAAGGGAGATATTTGGGGAGTAG
- a CDS encoding DUF6516 family protein gives MANLKDLQKIAEVEFKEIVNHSYIKDYKLRVVLIDGSFIDIFLSQKLKDKFGFHWECIDGKIFRYDNFPDKKARKLKSFPFHFHYENQENIQEVPFRTEIENGFRDFLNFVLGKIKENL, from the coding sequence ATGGCTAATTTAAAAGATCTTCAGAAAATTGCAGAGGTTGAATTTAAGGAAATAGTGAATCATTCCTATATAAAGGATTATAAATTGCGGGTTGTCCTAATAGATGGAAGTTTTATTGATATTTTTTTATCTCAAAAATTAAAGGATAAATTTGGATTTCACTGGGAATGTATAGACGGAAAAATTTTTAGATATGACAACTTTCCAGATAAAAAAGCAAGAAAATTAAAAAGTTTTCCTTTTCATTTTCATTATGAGAATCAAGAGAACATACAAGAAGTTCCTTTCCGAACAGAAATAGAAAATGGATTTAGAGACTTTTTAAATTTCGTCTTGGGAAAAATTAAAGAAAATCTGTGA
- the hypD gene encoding hydrogenase formation protein HypD, translated as MKSLDYLKDFRDPIRIKALAEVIKKEADRPLNIMEICGGHTHTIMKYGLNQILPPQINFVHGPGCPVCIMPKERIDHAIALVQDEKNILATLGDMIRVPGSKSSLQKERAKGKNVKMLYAPFDILKIAKENPDKNVIYFAIGFETTTPMTASLIQKVVNENIENIYFHINHVLVPPPVKAIMESGEAKIDAFIGPAHVSVITGAKIYKEIVNLYKTPVVVAGFEPVDIMESVLWIIRQFKENRREVEIQYKRAVSWEGNIKAQEMINRYLEPRESFRWRGIGDIPYSALKLKDEYSYLDAEKVFADILPDQPIDDHKLCICGDILKGIAKPYECRVFGKACTPQHPLGSCMVSSEGACAAYYRYGKLELV; from the coding sequence ATGAAGAGTTTAGACTACCTGAAAGATTTCAGAGACCCGATTAGAATAAAGGCTTTAGCCGAAGTTATAAAAAAAGAAGCAGACAGACCTTTGAACATAATGGAGATCTGCGGGGGACACACCCACACAATAATGAAATACGGTCTAAATCAGATCCTGCCTCCCCAGATAAACTTCGTCCATGGTCCCGGCTGCCCTGTATGTATTATGCCAAAAGAGAGAATAGACCACGCCATAGCCCTTGTTCAGGACGAAAAAAACATACTGGCAACACTTGGAGATATGATAAGGGTTCCTGGATCAAAAAGCTCCCTGCAGAAAGAAAGGGCAAAAGGAAAAAATGTTAAGATGCTCTACGCCCCATTTGATATTTTAAAAATAGCAAAAGAAAATCCAGACAAAAATGTTATATACTTCGCAATTGGCTTTGAAACTACAACTCCTATGACGGCTTCGCTTATACAAAAGGTGGTAAATGAGAACATAGAAAATATATATTTCCACATAAACCATGTGCTGGTTCCTCCGCCTGTAAAAGCGATCATGGAATCAGGAGAAGCAAAAATAGACGCATTTATTGGTCCTGCCCATGTTTCTGTTATAACAGGGGCAAAGATTTATAAAGAGATTGTTAATCTTTACAAAACACCTGTTGTGGTTGCCGGTTTTGAGCCTGTTGACATAATGGAGAGCGTTTTATGGATAATCAGACAGTTTAAGGAAAACAGGAGAGAGGTGGAAATCCAGTATAAAAGGGCTGTTAGCTGGGAAGGAAACATTAAGGCTCAGGAGATGATAAACAGGTATTTAGAGCCGAGAGAAAGTTTCAGATGGAGAGGAATAGGAGATATTCCATATTCAGCACTAAAGCTAAAAGATGAATACTCCTACCTTGATGCAGAAAAAGTTTTTGCAGATATACTGCCTGATCAACCTATTGACGACCACAAGCTGTGTATATGTGGTGACATACTTAAAGGGATCGCAAAGCCTTACGAATGCAGAGTATTTGGAAAAGCCTGCACTCCCCAACACCCCCTTGGATCATGTATGGTTTCTTCAGAGGGAGCCTGCGCCGCTTATTACAGATATGGAAAGTTAGAATTAGTCTAA
- a CDS encoding ribbon-helix-helix protein, CopG family, translated as MRRTQIYLDEEIYKYLKEESKKTGKSISELIREKLKKEINQNKENLLKVIKEVSGIWDYQAEDVEGSVRNIRKGNRIDNF; from the coding sequence ATGAGAAGAACACAGATTTATTTAGATGAGGAAATTTACAAATATCTAAAGGAGGAAAGTAAAAAAACAGGCAAAAGTATTTCTGAATTAATAAGAGAAAAACTCAAAAAAGAAATTAATCAAAATAAAGAAAACCTATTGAAAGTTATAAAAGAAGTATCTGGTATATGGGACTATCAGGCTGAAGATGTTGAAGGTTCTGTAAGGAACATAAGGAAGGGAAATAGAATTGATAATTTTTGA
- a CDS encoding type II toxin-antitoxin system VapC family toxin, which produces MIIFDTDVLIWILRGRKEIIQKAEKLINETNGYVYITPVQIAEIYAGARKKELKQIEKLINSFRKIEINEEIGKLSGEFMKKYRKSHNVELVDSLIVACCKVYGFKLWTLNKKHYPMIKEKLI; this is translated from the coding sequence TTGATAATTTTTGATACAGATGTGTTGATATGGATATTAAGAGGGAGAAAGGAAATTATCCAAAAAGCTGAAAAGTTAATAAATGAAACAAACGGTTATGTTTATATAACACCTGTACAAATAGCTGAAATTTATGCAGGAGCTAGAAAAAAAGAATTAAAACAGATAGAGAAGTTAATAAATAGTTTTAGGAAAATTGAGATAAATGAAGAAATAGGAAAACTATCAGGAGAGTTTATGAAAAAATATAGGAAATCTCATAATGTAGAGCTGGTGGATAGTTTAATCGTCGCATGTTGCAAAGTTTATGGATTTAAGTTGTGGACTTTGAATAAAAAACATTATCCAATGATAAAAGAAAAATTGATTTAG
- a CDS encoding PIN domain-containing protein produces MRYVFLDTNILIYTFSEDEPDKRAVSNKILLEENCLVSTQVINELSNILYKKFNIGYRDALNVVDEVLTIVNITQVNIETVNIETIKKAHFIKHKYKYSYYDSLIISSALENRCEVLYSEDMQHKQIIENETVIINPFESKI; encoded by the coding sequence ATGAGGTATGTTTTTTTAGATACCAATATTTTGATCTACACTTTTTCAGAAGATGAACCAGATAAAAGAGCAGTTTCAAATAAAATATTGCTGGAAGAAAATTGCTTGGTATCTACTCAGGTAATTAACGAATTATCTAACATTTTATATAAGAAATTCAATATAGGATACAGGGATGCTTTAAATGTTGTGGATGAGGTCTTAACTATAGTAAATATAACTCAAGTTAATATAGAAACCGTTAATATAGAAACCATAAAAAAAGCACATTTTATTAAACATAAATATAAATATAGTTATTACGACTCTTTAATTATTTCATCGGCGTTAGAAAACAGATGTGAAGTTTTATATAGTGAGGATATGCAACATAAGCAAATAATTGAAAATGAAACGGTAATAATAAATCCTTTTGAAAGCAAAATTTGA